ACGACGTCGATGCCGTCCACCGGCATTGCCTGGCAGAGGGACTTGAGGTCACGATGCCGCCGACCGACGAGCCGTGGAACGTGCGAGAGATGCACGTCCGACACCCCGACGGGCATGTCTTCCGGATCAGCAAGGGGATCGGGGAGGCCGAGTAAACGTCTCCTCCGAGCGACCTCCCTCGGCCTTTCGAGCGGATTCGACGCGACCGGCGTCACCGGGATCGCGAGCCGATCGGGTCCCCGGGAGGCGTCGCGGGGGGCTCGGTCCGGCGATGAGTGGCGTCGGGGCGGGCGAGAAACCGGGCGACCTCGGCCTGGATCGCCAGCGCGTCGACCTGGATCTCGGCGTCCTGGACCAGGGCCGAGAGTCGTCCCGATATCGAGTAGCGCAGGGCGTTGGTCGCCAGGGCCCGGACCTGGGGCGTGGCGGCCTCGTCGGACGCGAGTTCCATCAAACGCCCGGCGATCAGGTGGCGGACGGCGGACTGGATCGCGGCCGCCCGAGGGTCGGGGTCGCGGGGGGCGAAGGACCGGGCGACGAGCGTGTCGAGGACCTCGCCGAAGCCCGGGTTGGAAGCGTCGCGGGCGTGGAACTCCACGAGCCGGGCGGCCCGCTCGGGCTGCAGCAGGGTGGAGGCCGCGACATCGGCGGCGACGGTCGCCGCGGCGATCGGGTCGAACGTCGGGCCGGTCCGCTTCGGGAACAGCTCGGCGGTGCCCCCGTCGTGACCGTAGGCGGTCGGGGGGATCAGCGCCAGGACCGCGGGCGGGATCAGCAGCTCTTTCGGGTCGATGGCGTCGAGCACCGCGGCCAGCGCCTCGCGCTGGCGGGCGGCGGGGACGACCTCGGCGACCCTGGGCGGGCTCGGGCCGGCGGCCGTCCGCACGGCGTAGCTGTAGTCGACCCCGCCGAGCGTCTTGGCCGCGGCCTGGAGCTGGTAGCGGTGGTGCAGGTAGAGGGGCAGCAGCCTCGATTCCAGGTCGGAGAGCGGGGCCCCCTCGGGCAGGTTCCCCGGGCCGAATGCCTGCAGGCCGATCCGCCGGACGCGCATCTCGTGGCGGAGCGAGGCGACGGGGTCGGGGCCGTCGTCCCAGAGGCTCGCCAGCGGGTGGGCGGCCCCGGCGGGCCGGGAGTCGCCGTCGGAGAGGAATCGCATCCCGGCGGCGACCCCGTCCTCGACGATCCGGCGCAGCTCCTTCGCCTCGTCGGCGCCCGGCGGGAACTGGGCGTAGGCGAACCGGGCGGCGAAGGCGTCGTAGGGGCCGATCCCTCGGCCGTAGGCGTCGGAGAGGTCGAGCTGGCCGTCGACGACCTTGACCCTCGGGGCCGGGTAGTCCATCACCGAGCCGCGGTCGTAGGAGCTGGCGGCGAAATTGTGGGCGAAGCCCAGGGTATGGCCGACCTCGTGCGCGGAGAGCTGACGGATCCGCGCCAGGGCCATCGCCCCCAGGTCGCTCGCCGGGTCGGCCGCGGCGAGGTGCTCTGGCGCGGGCGGCATGGCCATCCCGCACCCGGAGCCCGGGGGGATCAGGCCGGCGCCGATCAGGACGTCCTGCCGGGCGCGCTGCGAGTCGAGCGAGACCGTCGCCTTGAGGATCTCGCCGGTCCTCGGGTCGACCACGGACGAGCCGTACGACCAGCCCCGGGTCGATCGGTGGACCCAGTGGATCACGTTGTAGCGGAGGTCCATCGGGTCGGCGCCCTCGGGCAGGATCTCGACGCGGAAGGAGTCCTTGAACCCGGCCGCCTCGAACGCCTGCGACCACCACGACGCCCCCTCGACCAGGGCCGAGCGGATCGGCTCGGGAGCGCCCCGGTCGACGTAATAGACCAGGGGCGCGACCGGCTCGGAGACGGCCAGGCTCGGGTCCTTCTTGGCCAGGCGGTGCCGGGTGATCCAGCGGGTCTCGATCGGCGTCCCCGTCGGCGTGGCGAAGTCGGCGAACTCGACGGTGAACAGGCCCACGCGGGGGTCGAGCTTGCGCGGCGCGTAACCCGGGCCCGTCTCGGGGAGTTCGACCAGCGAGTGCCGCTGGCAGACGGTCACCGATCGGGGGGCGGGCGTGGTCGAGGCGACCAGCGGCCCGGGCTCGTCGTCGGTGGCGAAGGTGAGCGTGGCCTCGACCTCGGTGTTCCTCGGGAACGACTTCAGGCCGGCCCGGTCGAGGCCGCCCCGCGACTCGTCCGCCTTGTATTTCCCCTGCTTGGCCGCGGCCAGCCGATCGGCCACCCCGTGGGCGTCGCGGAGGAAGAACGAGGTGGCGTCGACCAGGATGCGCCCGCCCTCCTCGGCCTCGATCTTGAAGCCCGCGATCACCGACCGGGCGAACGAGTCGGCGACGGACCGCCGCTCGTCGGCGTTGTCGCTGAGGGCGCGGAAGCGGTAGTTGGGCTCCTCCAGGAGGAGCTTCGGGCCGACCTTGCGGAACGCGACGACCTTGGTGTCGCCGAGCTGGCCCCGATCGAGCCCGATCGGGTTCGAGCCCACGCCGGTGGCCAGCGTCACCTGGTAGAGGAACTCGCGGCCGGGCCGCGAGACCTCCATCATCACCTTGCCGGACTTCTCGTCCCAGTAGAGCGGGAAGAGGCCGTCGACCTTCGCGAGCGGGGCGGTCTTCTCGGCGATCGTCGCGGGCTTCGCGGGGGGCGGCGTCTCGGCCGCCTTCACGGCCCCGGGCGTCTGTGCGAGCAGGACGGGCTTCGGGAGTTGCAGGGCCGGAAAGGCTCGCGAGAAGGCTCGGTGGCAGGTCGCGGCGGCGACGGCGTGGGACTCGCCCGCGGTCGCGAACGCGACGAGGGCGGCGAGGGCGAAACTGGCCATCCGGGGGCTCCTCTGATGCGGGCCGGGTCGATCGCTCAAACTGGCCCCGATTCTCGCCCGGCCGGCCCGGCCGGGGCAACGCTCGATTTCCCGGGCCCGCGCGCTGGGCCCGTGGATGGGAAAGATCCTATTCGATCAGTCGACGCGTTGGAACGACCGACGAATTTCGGGATGTCGCCCGAAAAATCTCGGTCGGACCACATCGCCCTCTCGCAGTCGTCGACCTCCGTCGCTACCCTGCCAGGATGCGTCCGAGCGACATGGCGAACTTGTTCCGGACCGGTCGAGATGGTCGATTCGCAGAGCGTTGATGGGTTTTTCACCTCGATCCTCGTCGATGCGTGGGGTCGCGCGGCCGTGAATCCGGCGCACCCATGGGCTTCTCTGTGACCCATCCGAGGGGGAAGACGTGATGAGACGACTCGTGCGTCGGACGAGGCTGGCGGCGGCCTTCCTGATCCTGACGGCCATGACGGCGGCCGGGACGCAGGCCGAGACGATCGTCAGCTTCACCTATTCGGGTCGGGGAGGCCCGGACTTCGCCGGACTCCTCGCCACGGGCTCCGGGACCTTCGCCTTCGCCGACGGACTCGCGACGATCGAGCTTGCGGACCTGTCCTCGTTCACCTTCTCCCTGGACGAGAACACACCGAATTCCACGACGTTCGGCCTCGCGGACCTCACGTCCTTCTCGGCCTCCCTGGGCCCCGGCCGGACGATGACGGCCCTGACCCTGGGCACCGGCGCCGTCCAGGGGACGAACCCGTCGACCGAGCCCAGGGAGTTCTCCGTCGGGTCGCTCGGCGCTTCGGGCGCGTGGACGTCGTTCCGGATCCTGGGGCTGACGTTCCAGCAAACGACGGGGAGCGCCACGGTCACCGCCGTGACGACCACCGTACCCGAGCCCTCCAGTGGCGCCATGGCCGCGATCGCCACCCTGATCCTCTTCGGCCGCGGTTCCTCGTCGGCCTATCGATCGTCCATGCGTCCGAGGCAGCGGTTGAACGTCTTCAGGGTGGCCAGCAGGAGGCCGGACGCGATCAGGCCGTAAACGACGATCCAGAATGCGAGCCAGGCGGCCTGCCGCCCGGGCTCGCGTCCCGGCCCGACCTGGTCGGCGAGCACGGCGATGGTGAAGCCGACGCCCCAGAGCGGGCTGGCCGAGGCGAGGCCGGAACCGGCCTCGTCGGGGCCGTCGCCGAAGAAGATGAACGCGGAAGGGACGGCCCCGATCGACGCGACGACGTAGAGGCCCGCGGTCAGGCCGACGGCCCGGTCCATCCGGGGCAGCCAGGTGGCCAGGGCCAGGCCGAGGCTCGTGATCGCGGCGCCGTAGGCCAACATGAGGCCGACGATCAGGAACGGGCCGAGGACGGACCCGGCGGGCGTCGACAGGGCCGCGGCGAGGAGTACCGGGCCTATTATCAGCGGCGGGACGCCGCGGAAGGCGCCCCACCACTTGCCCATGACGATCGACCGGGTCGACAGCGGCGTGGCCAGGAGCACGTCGAGGCTGCCGCGCTGGCGCTCCTCGGCCAGGCTCGTGGCGGCCGAGACGCTCAGCAGCAGCAGCCCGGCGGCCGCCTGCGCGCCGCCGATCGGCCCGCCCAACTCGCGGCCGGCCGTCCCGGAGCCGCCGAGCGCGTCGACGATCGCCCAGAGGCTGAAGCCGCTCGCGAAAGCGGCGTACAGGCCCCAGACCACGACCGACCAGCGCGACGGCCGTCGCCGATGCCACTCGCGCCAGAGCACCGGGTCGCGGTCGAGCGACGGCGACGGCAGGAAGCGGGCGAGTAACCCTCGGCGGGCCCGGGGCGGGCGTTCCGCCCGGCGCGCCGCCTCCGCCCGGCTGGCCTGATGGATGACCACCGCCCGGGCCCGCCAGGTCGCCACGGCGGCCAGCAGCGCCGAGGTCGAGAGCCCCAGCGCGCAGAACCGGGCCTGCGTCCCCAGCCCGATCGAGACCATCGCCGTCGGGCCGCTCAGCGGGCCGAGCACGAGGAAGACGGGGTTGTAGGGGAACAGGGCCAGTTGCCCCGGCAGCCAGTCCGGCCGGATTTGCCAGGGGAGCGCCGAGTTCAGGCCCATCCAGATCGGCGCCGACAGCAGCCAGAAAATCCCGAAGGCGTAGGTGGCCAGCAGCACCTCGTGCGTCTTCCGGCCCCAAACCGACAGCGTCAGGGCCAGGGTGCAGCCGAAGACGGCGCAGGCGAGGCAGACCAGGGTCGCGCCGATCGGCAAGGCCGGGTCGACGCCGCCGAGGAGCGTCGCCAGCCCCAGCACCGGGGCGGCGCAGGCGATCAGGCCGAGCACCGGCGCCAGCCGCGCCGCCAGCTTGCCCAGCACGATCTCGGCGTCGGTCAGGTCGGTCGCGAACAGCAGGGCCAGGTTGCCCCGGGCCTTGTCCAGGCAGATCGACCCGGCCGTCGCCGCGGGCGCCGCCAGGCCGACCAGCCCGAGCAGGATCAGCGTCGTCACGGCGTAGAAGCCCCGGCCGACCTCGGCCATCCGCTGGACCGACGGCTCTCCCGCCACCTCGCGGCTGCCCAGCCAGACGGCCGACAGCCCGAGCAAAAGCAGAAGGACCAACGCGGACCGCAGCGCATAGCCCTGCCAGCGTCGCGAGGCCGCCAACCACTCATAGGCGAAGACCGGGCCCAGCCCCGACCACCTGCGCGTCGCCATCGGGTCGGCCTCCAGCATCCATTAGGAGCAAAGTTCGACGCACCGATTCGGAACCCCGGCCGGGCCCGGGGCCGAGTCGTGTAAACTTTACACTGTAAAGTTCGGCGGTTGCAAGGGCCTGCCGGTCCCGGCATCAACGCCTCGTCGGTTTGAAGTCGCCACGCCGGCGCGGCTTCCATTCCGGGGCGAGCCCGCGCGTCGCTACAATGGCCGCGGGCTTCCTCAAGGCGCCGGAGAGACCAATGGACCCTCAGAGCTTGTCGATCGATGGCGTCCGCGTGCCGCGCTTCCTGTACGGCACCGCCTGGAAGGCCGAGCGGACGCAGCACCTGACCGAACTCGCCCTCCGTCAGGGCTTCCGCGGGATCGATACGGCGAACCAGCGGCGCCATTACGACGAGGCCGAGGTCGGCAAGGCCGTCGCGGCGTCGGTCGGGAACGGGCTGCTGGGCCGCGACGACCTCTTCCTGCAGACCAAGTACACGTTTCGAAACGGCCAGGATCATCGCCTGCCTTATGACCCGGAGGCTCCCGTCGGGGTCCAGGTGGAACAGTCGTTCGCGAGCTCGCTCGAACACCTGGGCGTCGCGGCGATCGACTCCTATCTGCTCCACGGGCCGACCCGCGGTGCCGGGCTGACGGCGGCCGATCGGGAGGCCTGGCGGGCGATGGAGGCCCTCCACGACGGCGGCCGAGCCCGCCTGCTCGGCGTCAGCAACGTCACGCTAGAACAACTCCAGGGCTTCTGCCGCCAGGCCCGCGTGCTCCCCCGATTCGTCCAGAACCGATGCTACGCCGAGCGAGGCTGGGACCGCGACGTCCGCGCGTTTTGCCGCGAGAACGGGATCGCCTATCAGGGCTTCTCACTGCTGACCGCCAACCGCGGGGTTATGGCCCATCCCGAGCTGGTTAGGATCGCCGATCGGCGTGACCGCACCGTCGGCCAGGTCGTCTTCCGGTTCGCGCTCGACGTGGGCATGCTGCCCCTGACGGGGACGACCGACGCCGCCCACATGAGGGACGACCTCGACGTCTTCGACTTCCAGCTGGAACCCAAAGAGGTGGAGCGGATCGAGCGGCTGGGGGGGTGAGGGCGATCGAGGTCGGACGACCGATTGGATGCAACGCGTCGTTCCGATGATCGAGTCGCTCGCCGGGCCGGGGGGCCGAGTCAGTCGAGGATCTCGACCGCGAAGTCTCCGTCGCGACGAAGGACGTCGACGCTCACGGCGTCGCCCCGGCGTGCGATGCGGAGGTCCGCGGCACCCCCGGCGACGTGAAGGTTCGTGATCCGCAGCTCGGGAAGGACCGAGGGCAGGCGCGGTCGCTGGAAACGGATCTTCCGCTCCGCCGCGTCGACGGTCAGGCCCAGGCACGCCTGCAGAAGGAGATAGACGGACCCCGCCGCCCAGGCCTGCGGGGCGCAGGCGACCGGATAGGGGACCGGCCCCTCTCCCGGGACGCGGCCGAAGCCGCAGAACAGCTCCGGCATCCGGCTCAGGTCCAGGTACGTCCCGGCCGCGAAGAGCCCGGACAGGATCGCGGAGGCCAGGTCCTTGCGACCGTATCGCGCGGCGCCGAAGGCGATGAGGGCGTTGTCGTGGGGCCAGACCGCCCCGTTGTGATAGGACATCGGGTTGTAGCGGGACTCGCTCGTCGCCAGAGTCCGGACCCCCCAGCCGGAGAAGAAGTCGGCGGAGGCCAGCCCGCGCTCGACCCGGGCCGCCCGCTCGGGCGAGGCGATACCGCCGAACAGGCACTGGCCGGCGTTGGACGACCGCACGCGGCAGGGCCGCTTGTCGCCGTCGAGCGCCAGGGCGTACGTCCCCATCTCTTCGCACCAGAAGGCCGCCTCGAACCGCTCGCGGAGTCGATCGGCCCGGCCCTCGAACGCGGCCGCCCGCCCCTCGCGGCCCAGGGCCCTCGCCAGGACGGCGCCGGCGCGGAGGGCGGCGTAGACGTAGGCCTGGACCTCGCACACGGCGATCGGCCCCCGCGCCGGGGATCCGTCGGCGTGGAAGACGGCGTCGTCCGAATCCTTCCAGCCCTGGTGGATCAGGCCGTCCGCGGCCCGGCGCTCGTATTCGACGAAGCCGTCCCCGTCGCGGTCGCCGAAGGCGTCGATCCAGGCGAGCGCGGCCTCGACGTTGGGCCAGATCGAGCCGACGAAGGCCCGGTCGGCGGTCCGCTCGCAATAGGAGCCCGCCAGGACCACGAAGAGCGGTGTGGCGTCGACGCTCCCGTAGTAGCGGCCGAAGGGCATCTCGCCGAGCGCGGCCATCTCGCCGTCGCGAGCCTCGTGGAGGATCTTGCCGGGCTCGGCGTCCTGCGACGGGATCGACTCGGTCGCCTGAGTGGCTGCCAGGTGGCGGAGGACCCCGCGGGCCAACTCGGGCCGGAGCCACAGGCATTCGAGGGCCGTGACGAGCCCGTCGCGGCCGAACGGGGCGTTGAACCAGGGGACGCCCGCGTAGGGGTACGACCCGGTCGGCAGGTCGGTGGTCAGCATGTGGAGGTCGGCCTCGGAGCGCCGGAACCAGGCGTCCACGCGGCCGTCGGGCGAGGCGATCCGGCAGGAGGCGGATCCGTACCGGCGGATCGAACCGACGACCTCGGCCTCCGCCTCGTCGAACGCCTGCGGCTCGGGGGCGTCGTCGCCCCGACGGCAGGCGACCGCCACGTCGATCGACGCGCCCTCTCGGGGGCCGAGGGCGAGCCGGAACCGGCCCCCGTCGACGTCCGCCTCCGCCGGGGCCGGCGAGAAGCGGATCACGGTCCGTCGCCGCACCCCGTCGAGGCCGAGGTAGCCCAGCTCCAGCCGGCCCGGAGACGCCTCCGGGGCCGAGTCGCGGCCCCGGGCCGATCGCGTCATCCCGCGGACCTCGTAGATGTCCGCGAAGTCGGCCCGCAGGCGGAGGCGGATCGAGGCCTCCACGGGGCGCATCCCGTGGTTCGTCGCCCGCAGACGCCAGTGGAGCACGCCGCGCCAGAGGAGGGCCTGGACGGCGAGGTGCAGCGTCCCGAGCGGCAGGTCGATCCGCCCGTCGCGGATCCGGTCCGGGTTCGTGAGGGCGACCGACAGCTGGTCGTTCTCGTCCCGGACGGTGGACCCGAGGAAGAACGGCGGCCGGTCGTCGAGCTCGAGGGACAGGTGGGAGAGGTGCCTCGTCCCGTCGTGATAGACTCCCTGCTCGCCCAGGCCGCCGGGCAGCATCCGCCCCAGGTGGTCGAACACCGCGAACGTGTCGCCGTGCTTCAATACGCGGGTCCGGTCGTCGGCGAGGCTCGCCGCGGCCAGGACGTGATGCGGGTCGCCCTCGGGCGCCGCGCCCGGCGACCGCCGGGCCTCCGGATCGCTCATCGAGCTCCTCCCTTTCGCGCGAGCAGGACTTCGCCGGGGAGGCCGCTCGGCCCGGCCCACGACTCGATCAGCCCGCGGTAGACGTCGACGTAGTCGCGGGCCATCCGGGCCGCGGTGAAGCGTTCTTCGAAGTCGCGTCGGCAGGCCCGCCGGTCCAGGCCGCCGACCTTGCCGACGGCCGCCGCCGCGCCTTCGAGGTCGTCCACGAGGAAGCCGGTCACTCCGTCGCGCATCACCTCGGGGGTCGAGCCTCGGCGGTAGGCGACGACCGGCGTGCCGCACGCCATCGCTTCGATCATCACCAGCCCGAACGGCTCCTCCCAGCGGATCGGGAACAGCAGCGCGAGCGCCTCGCCGAGGAAGGCGTCCTTCGCCGCCCCGCCGACCTCGCCGACCAGCTCGACCCAGGGGCAGCGCCGGAGCAGCGGCAGGATCTCGCGTTCGTAGTACGGCCGCTCCTCCGGATAGATCTTGGCGGCCACCCGCAGCGGAAGGCCGGCCCGCTGGGCGATGTCGACCGCGTCGTCCAGGCCCTTCTCCGGGGAGATCCGGCCCAGGAAGGCGAGGTACGCCCCCGGCCGCTCGCGGAAGGTGTGGACGTCGGGCGGCAGGCCGTGATGGACGGTCGCGCGCCAGGCGGCCTGCGGCAGCGGCCGGCGCTGGTCCTCCGAGATCGAGGCGAGCGGGACGTCGGGGAAGGCGTCGAGGAAAGCCCGGTGGTCGGCCGGTCGGAGTCGGCCGTGGGGGGTCGTCAGGGTGGGGCAGGGGAGCCGCCCGACGACCGGGAAGTGGACGTAGTCGAGGTGGAAGTGGACGACGTCGAACCGGCCGGCCTCCCTCTCCACCATCTCGACGAGCCGGACGTGGTGCGGCAGCGTCTCGCGGACGTCCGGATCCCGCCAGAGGGCCCGCGGGCAGCCCGGGACGAGCCGGGCGGAGGTCTCGGAGTCGCCGCTGGCGAACAGCGTGACCTCGTGGCCCATCCCGACCAGTTCCTCGGTCAGGTGGTGGACGACCCGTTCCGTCCCCCCGTACAGCCGCGGGGGGATGCTCTCGTAGAGCGGGGCGATCTGGGCGATGCGCATGGCGGTTCTCCCCGGCCCGGCGTCAGCCGGCCCTCCGATTGGCCACGCGGACGCGGGGCAGCCCGCGCCGGGACTTCTCGAAATAGCCGATCTCGACGAGGGTCGGCCAGAGCTCGATCGAGCCCTTGATCGTGGTCACCACGTCGTCGACGATCCGCAGCAGGTTCTGGTGGAAGAAGTCGGGCTCGAAGCCGTAGAAGCCCTTCTGGAGGTTCGCGGCGAAGACGTGCAGGGCCTCCCTTCGCTCGGGTCGCGACGCCCGCTCCGAAGCCTCCAGGGCGCGCAGGTACATCGACCGCACCTTGTCGAGGATGGCCGCGGCGTCCTCGGCCGAGACCTCGCCCTCGTAGTCGAAGGCGATCCCCAGGTCGTCGACCCGGCTGACCGAGTCCTTGATCTTCCGCTTGAGCAGGTTCGACACCTCCTCGTTGAAGATCTCGGCGGCGACGGGGTTCCGCATGTAGTTGGACCGCGTGTGGTTCTGCGCGGCGTCGACGTGGGCCGAGGCGAAGCCGTCCTGCTGGATCCAGAGGCGATAGATGTAGTCCTCGAACCGCAGGCGGGTCGGGAAGAAAGGGGGGAGGCCGAAGGTGTTGTCGTACCCCGCGACCCCGCAGTCCATGCGCCAGTTCTTGTTCGTGACCGCGGGGCGGAAGTTGACCAGGACGTACAGCTCGTTGAGGTCGTCCGGGTCGACCTGGTGCTCGTCCTCGAGGAAGAGGTCGGCGAAGTCCATGGCGTCGATGTCGTTGGTGCCGGATCGGAACGTCTGGGCCATCTTCACGACGGCGTCGGGCGCCACGCGGCCGCGCCCCAGGATCAGCGAGTTCTCCCGGGCCAGGCCCTTCGTCGCGTTCGTCTCCAGGTCCATGGCGGTGTCGACCAGGACGTCGCCCATGTCGTAGTTGTCCGGCACGTCCGCGGCCTTCTTGCCGAGGACGTCGAGGAACGCGCCGACGACGTCGAACGACTTGCGGGTGTAGCCGTCCAGGCCGCTGCGGTGCAGCCGGCCCCGGCTCACCTCGCCGTCGTCGAGCGACTCGGGGCTGTGTTCCATCAGGGCGTAGGGCCGCATGTCGTCGTCGGACGAGATCATCAGCCCGCCGAGAGTGTGCATCAGCGTGAAGTTCCGATTCCCGCCGTAGCTGGGGCGGAACAGGTTCTTGACCAGGCCGTCCAGGCGCTTGTCGCGCAGCCGTCGGCTGAGGTGGGCGACGAGCTGCTCCTTCTCGCGCGGCCCGACGTAGTACAGCTCGTTGTGGGTGCTGGTCTGTTCGAGCGAGGAATAATATTTCTCCTGGGCGGCCGGGCTGGAATCGTCGCACACGATCAGGCTCAGCGAATGGCCGTTGCGCCAGAAATGTTCGTCGTAGAGCTCGACCGTCTCCCCGACGTCCCTGAGGCGGTACGTGGGGATGACGAAATAAAGGTCGTCGGCTTGCATCATCTCTCCCGAACGCGTCCCGAACGTACGAGCCCCGACGACGGGCGGACGCGGCGCCCCGTCGGGTCGATCGGCCGGCGATCACGAATCGCGGCCGCGAGCTGCTCATATGCCGCGAGGGCGCGTGGCTAGACGTCGACGATCATCACGTCGACCCCCTCCGACCGCCGCAGCAGGCGATCCGCGATCGAGCCGGCCAGCACGCGGCGACGCCAGGGCTGGCGGCTCTTGCCCATCACGATCACGCGGATGCGGTATTCCCGGACGAAGGCCAGGATCGTGCAGACGACCTCCGGGCCCCTGAACGTCATCGGGACGCCGCCGAGCTGCCGCGCCAGGTCGAGGTTCGTGCGGATCTCCGCCCGGGCGGCCTCGTCGACGCGCGACAGCTCCTCGGCCGGGGTCTCGATGTAGACGGCGTACCACGGGGCGTTCAGCCGATCGGCCAGCCGGGATGCCTTGCGGAGCAGGGCGGGGGCATCGGGGCTGCGGCTCGACAGGCCCACCATCACCCGTTCGGCGGCCGTCGCCGGCGCCCGGTCGGCCTCGGCCCGACGAGCCCGACGGTCGATCAGGTGGGCCGTCTCGGACAGCGTGAGTTCGCGCAGCCGCGTCAGGTTCCCCGGCGTGAAGAAGTTCTGCATCGCCCGCTCGGCACGCTCCGGCGGGTAGATCTTGCCCGCCCTCATCCGCTCCAGGAGGTCCTCCGTGGAGACGTCCACGTTGACGACCTGGTCGGCCTCGCCGAGGATCGAGTCGGGCAGCCGCTCCTTGACCTTCGCCCCGGTGATCCGCTCGACCTGGTCGTAGAGGCTCTCCAGGTGCTGGATGTTGACCGTGGTGATCACGTGGACGCCGGCGCGGAGCAGCTCCTGGACGTCCTCGTACCTCTTGGGGCGACGGCTTCCCGGCGCGTTGGTGTGGGCCAATTCGTCGACCAGGCAGACGGCCGGGCGGCGGGCCAGGATCGCGTCGACGTCCATCTCCCGGAGCGTCACGCCCCGGTAGTCGATCCGCCGAGGCGGGACGACCTCCAGGTCGCCGACCTGCTCGACGGTCTCCGCGCGGCCGTAAGCCTCGACGATGCCGATCGCGACGTCGACGCCCTGTTTCTTGAGCCTCCGGCCCTCGCCGAGCATCGCGTAGGTCTTGCCCACGCCCGCGCTGGAGCCGAGGTAGACCTTCAGCCGGCCCCGCTCCTGGCGGCGGATGAGATTCAGGAACGTGTCGGGAGCGGGCCGGATCGCGTCGATCGTAGGCATGGGCATGGGTCCGATCTGAAGGTCGACGGCTCCCCTCACATCACCTTGTCGTCGTAATATTTCATCAGGTGCAGCCGGGCCGGCTCGAACTCGGGGTCGGCCACGACGGCGGCCCGGTAGGCCGAATAGGCGGCGTGCCGCTCGTCTCGCAATTCGTGCAAGACCCCGATCAGGTAATGCCCCTCGGCGCAATGGGGATCGACGCCGACG
The DNA window shown above is from Paludisphaera mucosa and carries:
- a CDS encoding zinc-dependent metalloprotease — protein: MASFALAALVAFATAGESHAVAAATCHRAFSRAFPALQLPKPVLLAQTPGAVKAAETPPPAKPATIAEKTAPLAKVDGLFPLYWDEKSGKVMMEVSRPGREFLYQVTLATGVGSNPIGLDRGQLGDTKVVAFRKVGPKLLLEEPNYRFRALSDNADERRSVADSFARSVIAGFKIEAEEGGRILVDATSFFLRDAHGVADRLAAAKQGKYKADESRGGLDRAGLKSFPRNTEVEATLTFATDDEPGPLVASTTPAPRSVTVCQRHSLVELPETGPGYAPRKLDPRVGLFTVEFADFATPTGTPIETRWITRHRLAKKDPSLAVSEPVAPLVYYVDRGAPEPIRSALVEGASWWSQAFEAAGFKDSFRVEILPEGADPMDLRYNVIHWVHRSTRGWSYGSSVVDPRTGEILKATVSLDSQRARQDVLIGAGLIPPGSGCGMAMPPAPEHLAAADPASDLGAMALARIRQLSAHEVGHTLGFAHNFAASSYDRGSVMDYPAPRVKVVDGQLDLSDAYGRGIGPYDAFAARFAYAQFPPGADEAKELRRIVEDGVAAGMRFLSDGDSRPAGAAHPLASLWDDGPDPVASLRHEMRVRRIGLQAFGPGNLPEGAPLSDLESRLLPLYLHHRYQLQAAAKTLGGVDYSYAVRTAAGPSPPRVAEVVPAARQREALAAVLDAIDPKELLIPPAVLALIPPTAYGHDGGTAELFPKRTGPTFDPIAAATVAADVAASTLLQPERAARLVEFHARDASNPGFGEVLDTLVARSFAPRDPDPRAAAIQSAVRHLIAGRLMELASDEAATPQVRALATNALRYSISGRLSALVQDAEIQVDALAIQAEVARFLARPDATHRRTEPPATPPGDPIGSRSR
- a CDS encoding ABC transporter permease: MATRRWSGLGPVFAYEWLAASRRWQGYALRSALVLLLLLGLSAVWLGSREVAGEPSVQRMAEVGRGFYAVTTLILLGLVGLAAPAATAGSICLDKARGNLALLFATDLTDAEIVLGKLAARLAPVLGLIACAAPVLGLATLLGGVDPALPIGATLVCLACAVFGCTLALTLSVWGRKTHEVLLATYAFGIFWLLSAPIWMGLNSALPWQIRPDWLPGQLALFPYNPVFLVLGPLSGPTAMVSIGLGTQARFCALGLSTSALLAAVATWRARAVVIHQASRAEAARRAERPPRARRGLLARFLPSPSLDRDPVLWREWHRRRPSRWSVVVWGLYAAFASGFSLWAIVDALGGSGTAGRELGGPIGGAQAAAGLLLLSVSAATSLAEERQRGSLDVLLATPLSTRSIVMGKWWGAFRGVPPLIIGPVLLAAALSTPAGSVLGPFLIVGLMLAYGAAITSLGLALATWLPRMDRAVGLTAGLYVVASIGAVPSAFIFFGDGPDEAGSGLASASPLWGVGFTIAVLADQVGPGREPGRQAAWLAFWIVVYGLIASGLLLATLKTFNRCLGRMDDR
- a CDS encoding aldo/keto reductase family protein, giving the protein MSIDGVRVPRFLYGTAWKAERTQHLTELALRQGFRGIDTANQRRHYDEAEVGKAVAASVGNGLLGRDDLFLQTKYTFRNGQDHRLPYDPEAPVGVQVEQSFASSLEHLGVAAIDSYLLHGPTRGAGLTAADREAWRAMEALHDGGRARLLGVSNVTLEQLQGFCRQARVLPRFVQNRCYAERGWDRDVRAFCRENGIAYQGFSLLTANRGVMAHPELVRIADRRDRTVGQVVFRFALDVGMLPLTGTTDAAHMRDDLDVFDFQLEPKEVERIERLGG
- a CDS encoding amylo-alpha-1,6-glucosidase; this translates as MSDPEARRSPGAAPEGDPHHVLAAASLADDRTRVLKHGDTFAVFDHLGRMLPGGLGEQGVYHDGTRHLSHLSLELDDRPPFFLGSTVRDENDQLSVALTNPDRIRDGRIDLPLGTLHLAVQALLWRGVLHWRLRATNHGMRPVEASIRLRLRADFADIYEVRGMTRSARGRDSAPEASPGRLELGYLGLDGVRRRTVIRFSPAPAEADVDGGRFRLALGPREGASIDVAVACRRGDDAPEPQAFDEAEAEVVGSIRRYGSASCRIASPDGRVDAWFRRSEADLHMLTTDLPTGSYPYAGVPWFNAPFGRDGLVTALECLWLRPELARGVLRHLAATQATESIPSQDAEPGKILHEARDGEMAALGEMPFGRYYGSVDATPLFVVLAGSYCERTADRAFVGSIWPNVEAALAWIDAFGDRDGDGFVEYERRAADGLIHQGWKDSDDAVFHADGSPARGPIAVCEVQAYVYAALRAGAVLARALGREGRAAAFEGRADRLRERFEAAFWCEEMGTYALALDGDKRPCRVRSSNAGQCLFGGIASPERAARVERGLASADFFSGWGVRTLATSESRYNPMSYHNGAVWPHDNALIAFGAARYGRKDLASAILSGLFAAGTYLDLSRMPELFCGFGRVPGEGPVPYPVACAPQAWAAGSVYLLLQACLGLTVDAAERKIRFQRPRLPSVLPELRITNLHVAGGAADLRIARRGDAVSVDVLRRDGDFAVEILD
- a CDS encoding glycosyltransferase family 4 protein; the encoded protein is MRIAQIAPLYESIPPRLYGGTERVVHHLTEELVGMGHEVTLFASGDSETSARLVPGCPRALWRDPDVRETLPHHVRLVEMVEREAGRFDVVHFHLDYVHFPVVGRLPCPTLTTPHGRLRPADHRAFLDAFPDVPLASISEDQRRPLPQAAWRATVHHGLPPDVHTFRERPGAYLAFLGRISPEKGLDDAVDIAQRAGLPLRVAAKIYPEERPYYEREILPLLRRCPWVELVGEVGGAAKDAFLGEALALLFPIRWEEPFGLVMIEAMACGTPVVAYRRGSTPEVMRDGVTGFLVDDLEGAAAAVGKVGGLDRRACRRDFEERFTAARMARDYVDVYRGLIESWAGPSGLPGEVLLARKGGAR